From one Zhongshania sp. R06B22 genomic stretch:
- a CDS encoding coniferyl aldehyde dehydrogenase yields MSISQAHDLVRELPSNANFNAIFENQKAAFESNKFPSLTQRRQHLKALKNLLTDNSDLIITALCKDFGNRCTEETRLSEISNSINNIDYASHKLSTWMRPHKRGTGIWFLPGENQIVPQPRGVVGIIVPWNYPINIAVSGLASAIAAGNRCMVKMSECTPATEKLLRELIASKFSPDHISIEGGEADAAATFSALPFDHLMFTGSTRVGHFVMAAAAKNLTPVTLELGGKSPVIVDEKYPIDEVAKRVLWGKTYNAGQTCIAPDYALLPTGSTENFIVWISRHFRAHFPNGVASNDYTSIINKAHYDRLTALVNDAEADGARIVRLEEPSPEHVKNRKFPLTLVINPSPGSRVMKEEIFGPVLPVLETKSVNDAINFVNARARPLALYLFSNSNRLQDEVLKSTHAGGVTINDVLMQYLQAAQPFGGIGSSGFGSYHGKEGFLTFSHMKPVFKQRGIGRFTGVKLLYPPYGNIGRRLISLMGG; encoded by the coding sequence ATGAGTATTAGTCAAGCACACGATTTAGTTCGCGAGCTACCATCCAACGCTAATTTCAATGCTATTTTTGAAAATCAAAAAGCCGCCTTTGAAAGCAATAAATTTCCATCTCTGACACAGAGACGGCAGCACCTGAAGGCACTTAAGAATCTGCTAACAGACAATAGTGATCTTATTATCACTGCATTATGTAAGGATTTTGGCAATAGATGTACCGAGGAGACTCGCCTCTCTGAAATCAGCAATAGCATTAACAATATCGACTATGCCAGTCATAAGCTAAGTACTTGGATGCGGCCTCACAAACGAGGCACTGGAATTTGGTTTTTACCCGGAGAGAATCAAATAGTGCCACAGCCACGAGGCGTAGTTGGCATTATTGTACCGTGGAACTACCCTATTAATATCGCGGTATCCGGCCTGGCATCTGCCATAGCCGCGGGAAACCGGTGCATGGTGAAAATGTCGGAGTGCACCCCGGCAACAGAGAAATTACTTCGCGAACTTATTGCCAGTAAGTTTAGCCCCGACCATATTTCAATAGAAGGCGGTGAAGCCGACGCCGCGGCTACTTTTTCGGCGCTGCCATTCGACCACTTAATGTTTACCGGCTCCACCCGCGTTGGCCATTTTGTGATGGCGGCCGCCGCAAAGAACCTAACACCCGTCACCCTTGAACTTGGCGGCAAGAGCCCCGTTATTGTTGACGAAAAATACCCGATTGACGAAGTTGCAAAACGCGTACTTTGGGGAAAGACCTACAATGCTGGTCAAACCTGTATAGCACCGGACTATGCCCTTCTACCGACAGGAAGTACTGAAAATTTTATCGTGTGGATTTCCCGCCACTTTCGGGCGCATTTCCCAAATGGGGTGGCGTCCAATGACTACACCTCAATTATCAACAAGGCACATTACGACAGGCTAACAGCCCTAGTAAACGATGCCGAGGCCGATGGCGCTCGGATCGTCAGGCTAGAAGAGCCTAGCCCTGAACACGTAAAAAATCGTAAATTTCCGCTGACACTGGTTATTAATCCCTCACCTGGCAGCCGGGTAATGAAGGAGGAGATTTTTGGCCCAGTATTACCAGTTTTAGAGACTAAGTCAGTGAATGACGCAATCAATTTTGTCAACGCAAGAGCCAGACCGCTCGCCCTGTATTTATTCTCGAACTCAAACCGTTTGCAAGACGAAGTGCTTAAATCCACCCATGCAGGTGGCGTCACTATTAACGACGTTTTGATGCAATATTTGCAGGCCGCGCAACCCTTCGGCGGTATTGGTAGCAGTGGCTTTGGGTCTTATCACGGCAAAGAAGGCTTTTTGACTTTCTCGCATATGAAGCCGGTGTTTAAGCAGCGTGGTATAGGACGATTTACTGGGGTCAAATTACTTTACCCTCCCTACGGCAATATTGGTCGACGCCTTATTTCCCTAATGGGGGGTTAG
- a CDS encoding AMP-binding protein → MQIHPFSAIDYQCDSAPESIAIIDDNNAYTFATLRRNAWQAVNGFKALGLSSEDRISLVCKNRYEVLVLLTAALLGGPVIVPINRRLSQSELIWIIGDAKSQCLIMDVETAATLGDINLSQHFILKDKGNTKDLAKHEHCFSDWLEQQSSVPAAISFAADRGYLQVYTSGTSGFPKGVVLTQGNCVSQLVAVTLTLDVSILAGESMYQALPLFHVGGIFVSLMCLSRGATLQLRSEFNPETTRQLLSSGQVEHAALVPAMIQACTTLESASDTHYPKLKSIFYGASPISESALRAAYRHFGCNFVQIYGMTETHSVISILGARDHRAIFSSEDSPLIGSAGRPIIGTAIKLTDIDGNTVTKGGAGEICVQSDLVMKEYWNNPSGTQEAIQNDFLLTGDVGRIGDSGHLFVVDRLKDIIVSGGENISSLEIESVLMQHPAIADVAVIGSPDEKWGEIVVAVIVANSAVDTSEIGDFSRKYLSGFKLPKKILFTDTIPRNAGGKILKKQLRKMYAEPSLG, encoded by the coding sequence ATGCAAATACATCCATTTTCAGCTATTGACTACCAATGTGATTCCGCACCGGAAAGCATTGCTATTATTGACGATAACAACGCATACACCTTCGCAACATTGCGCCGGAATGCCTGGCAAGCAGTAAATGGTTTCAAGGCTCTAGGTCTGAGCTCTGAAGATCGCATTTCACTGGTATGTAAAAATCGCTATGAAGTTCTCGTACTGCTTACTGCCGCCCTACTGGGCGGCCCCGTTATCGTCCCTATCAACCGGAGACTTAGCCAATCAGAGCTTATCTGGATAATCGGTGACGCCAAATCTCAATGCCTCATTATGGACGTGGAAACGGCGGCTACACTAGGCGACATTAACCTTAGTCAGCACTTTATTCTCAAGGACAAGGGCAATACAAAAGACTTAGCAAAACATGAACACTGTTTTTCCGATTGGCTTGAGCAACAGTCATCCGTGCCGGCTGCGATTAGCTTTGCTGCCGATCGCGGCTATTTACAAGTCTACACCTCTGGCACCAGCGGCTTCCCAAAGGGGGTCGTGTTAACGCAGGGCAACTGTGTATCTCAGCTAGTGGCAGTAACACTTACCCTCGACGTTTCGATCTTAGCCGGCGAAAGCATGTATCAAGCTTTACCACTTTTCCATGTTGGTGGAATCTTCGTTTCACTAATGTGCTTGAGCAGAGGCGCCACGCTTCAACTGCGAAGTGAGTTCAACCCCGAAACGACACGCCAGCTATTGAGTTCTGGACAAGTAGAGCACGCGGCTCTAGTACCGGCAATGATTCAAGCTTGTACGACGCTGGAGTCTGCTAGCGACACTCACTACCCTAAATTAAAGTCTATCTTTTACGGTGCGTCACCAATATCCGAGTCTGCACTGCGTGCAGCATACCGACACTTCGGCTGCAATTTCGTACAGATTTACGGTATGACAGAAACCCACAGTGTTATTTCCATACTTGGCGCTAGAGATCACAGAGCAATCTTCAGCTCAGAGGACTCGCCGTTAATAGGATCAGCAGGCAGACCAATAATCGGAACCGCAATCAAGTTGACAGACATCGATGGCAATACCGTTACTAAAGGTGGCGCGGGAGAAATTTGCGTTCAATCTGACCTAGTCATGAAAGAGTATTGGAATAATCCTAGCGGTACTCAGGAAGCCATCCAAAATGACTTTCTACTTACTGGCGATGTCGGCCGAATCGGTGATAGCGGGCATCTCTTCGTTGTCGATAGACTAAAAGATATTATCGTTTCTGGCGGCGAGAATATTTCGTCACTGGAAATTGAATCAGTGCTTATGCAACACCCAGCCATCGCAGATGTAGCCGTCATTGGATCACCCGATGAAAAATGGGGCGAAATTGTGGTCGCCGTTATCGTCGCCAATAGTGCCGTCGATACAAGCGAAATTGGGGACTTCTCCAGAAAGTATCTCTCTGGATTTAAACTCCCCAAGAAGATCCTATTTACCGATACTATTCCACGCAATGCCGGTGGAAAGATACTTAAGAAACAACTACGAAAAATGTATGCGGAGCCTAGTCTGGGTTGA
- a CDS encoding metal-dependent hydrolase, which yields MNKKIKSNIVTRRVPFEFPDDIHPHWTPDRPEFAHMWNGLSLTMPYLEPYLIRTMREGLKRVDDPAVLADGFAFIAQEGQHYQVHQRFNDMLKNNGYPELAEIEKGMEKYYARLSKKSLAHRMAYSAGFESMTLGATRFIIEERSKNFLNADSRVASFWLWHMVEETEHKNCAYDAYQAACGGYFTRAFGVLHGTWGVFWPGIKAAALMLKKDGLWYNWRSRLNFYKYVASFLKYVLPYIARSMMPGHTPRSEKDSEWVKEWLRSYPSEMTLAEAPLVDTSTPAMPVPKMKFIKTEVNHAVV from the coding sequence ATGAATAAAAAAATAAAATCTAACATTGTCACTCGTCGAGTTCCTTTTGAATTCCCCGATGATATACACCCACACTGGACGCCAGATAGGCCAGAATTTGCACATATGTGGAATGGTTTATCGCTAACCATGCCATATTTAGAGCCCTATCTTATTCGTACAATGCGTGAAGGCCTGAAACGGGTAGACGACCCTGCGGTGCTCGCTGATGGCTTTGCGTTTATTGCCCAAGAAGGTCAGCATTATCAAGTTCATCAGCGCTTCAACGATATGCTAAAAAATAATGGCTATCCGGAATTAGCTGAAATTGAAAAAGGGATGGAAAAATACTATGCGCGACTGAGTAAGAAATCGCTTGCGCATAGAATGGCATATAGCGCTGGCTTCGAATCGATGACCCTAGGGGCGACGCGCTTTATTATAGAAGAGCGGTCAAAAAACTTTCTCAATGCAGACAGTCGAGTGGCGTCTTTTTGGCTGTGGCATATGGTTGAGGAAACTGAACATAAAAACTGTGCTTACGACGCTTATCAAGCTGCGTGCGGAGGTTATTTCACTAGAGCCTTTGGTGTTTTGCATGGGACATGGGGTGTCTTCTGGCCGGGAATAAAAGCTGCAGCGCTTATGCTAAAAAAGGACGGTCTTTGGTATAACTGGCGCTCACGGCTAAACTTTTATAAATATGTGGCAAGTTTCTTAAAATACGTTCTTCCCTACATCGCTAGATCCATGATGCCGGGGCATACGCCGCGTTCCGAAAAAGATTCCGAGTGGGTTAAAGAGTGGCTGAGAAGCTATCCATCAGAAATGACCCTTGCCGAAGCACCGCTTGTCGATACCAGCACTCCCGCCATGCCAGTGCCAAAAATGAAATTTATAAAAACAGAGGTAAACCATGCAGTCGTCTAA
- a CDS encoding TonB-dependent receptor: MPQRNTAKAHFLSKAIRYFSTTALVATGAGLLSSPLYAAPRIIEEVIVTANKKAESAQDVPLSISVIGADFIQESGLSDVGEITRYIPNVSFDSSLALYTSITIRGFGTPPLGVGFEPSIGLVIDDVPYGRSTFAQDAVFDIDRLEVLRGPQGTLFGKNTLGGVLNFHTMDPTSEPEGYIKYGHGENIESNNIEGAISGPLLGENFLARLAFRYNDADTLEYNSTRDEQQTQEDKALRLKLSWFLSDTLTANFTGLYAESLTKGYTQSLFIASDRSLRVFREFDPQTEADAYNQNTSTDAPTRSDREVKAASLALIWRPDDMMGIIAPELTTIASWSEVITPYSLDVDYSPVPLVAFNEPPEGNPYSATAIEVRLAGGLDAPFDWGEGMDFVFGVFAQESTNDVFQDIDVSLNGLIAFARAGAIVQNIQLPFDPLLIDLPISLPDLIPGFIDRERYISATESTTQSFAVFSQFNWILTDRLTATAGIRYGEDESEGSSYSEVAAGLSISGGSLNQRDFDAPNLSIKESNVSPKVAFNYEILPDINVYVNAAKGFKAGGFDPAPLNDDNLTYKGEETLTYEAGVKSRLLGGSLTLNMAVFDSDVKNLQIRTFSGVTLTTFNAPESSSRGAEMDFFWLPPIDGVSLAGSLAYLDAKYDSFTEGPPLFTSEQNETQDLSGRPLPYAPRWSGSLSPRWEFPIFGSADILGSVRMNISYSGQRYLDSDIDPNTLQEAITRIDAGLGLRSEMNGWSVNFQARNLSQEQDAVLILDQPLIPGNYTKTPHPDQTTYQLDFRVGF, encoded by the coding sequence ATGCCCCAACGGAACACTGCAAAAGCACATTTTCTCAGCAAGGCCATCAGGTATTTCAGCACGACAGCACTTGTCGCGACTGGTGCCGGCCTACTTAGCAGTCCGCTCTATGCGGCGCCACGTATTATTGAAGAAGTCATTGTAACCGCCAACAAGAAGGCCGAAAGCGCGCAGGATGTGCCGTTGTCGATCTCTGTCATCGGAGCCGATTTCATCCAGGAATCAGGCTTATCGGATGTCGGTGAGATTACCCGCTACATTCCCAACGTGAGCTTTGATTCGTCACTTGCGCTGTATACCAGTATCACCATTCGCGGTTTTGGCACCCCACCACTGGGCGTTGGGTTTGAGCCGTCTATTGGCCTTGTTATCGATGATGTTCCCTATGGTCGATCTACCTTTGCGCAAGATGCGGTATTTGATATCGACCGCCTAGAAGTACTGCGAGGCCCACAGGGAACGCTATTTGGCAAAAACACGTTGGGCGGCGTACTTAATTTCCACACTATGGACCCAACCTCAGAGCCAGAGGGGTACATCAAGTACGGTCACGGTGAGAATATTGAAAGCAACAATATAGAAGGGGCAATCTCTGGCCCACTGTTAGGCGAGAACTTTTTAGCTCGATTGGCATTTCGCTACAACGATGCCGACACGCTTGAGTACAACAGCACCCGGGATGAACAACAAACTCAGGAAGATAAGGCTCTCCGCCTTAAATTAAGCTGGTTTTTAAGCGACACGCTTACTGCAAATTTCACCGGGCTCTATGCAGAATCACTGACCAAGGGTTATACCCAGTCGCTCTTTATTGCCAGCGATCGCAGCCTGCGGGTATTCCGAGAATTTGATCCGCAAACCGAGGCCGATGCCTACAACCAAAACACCTCGACCGATGCGCCAACACGTTCAGACCGCGAAGTAAAAGCCGCATCTTTAGCCTTAATTTGGCGCCCCGATGACATGATGGGCATTATCGCCCCCGAACTCACCACCATCGCCTCGTGGTCTGAAGTTATTACGCCCTACTCACTAGATGTTGACTATTCGCCAGTGCCACTGGTGGCATTTAACGAACCACCAGAAGGTAACCCCTATTCAGCAACGGCGATAGAAGTGCGTTTGGCCGGCGGCCTTGATGCCCCCTTCGACTGGGGCGAAGGTATGGATTTCGTGTTTGGGGTGTTCGCACAAGAATCAACTAATGATGTTTTCCAAGATATTGATGTCAGCCTGAATGGCCTTATTGCCTTCGCCCGGGCTGGCGCTATTGTGCAAAATATTCAATTGCCCTTTGACCCATTACTTATTGATCTGCCAATCTCGCTACCCGATTTAATTCCGGGCTTTATTGATCGTGAACGCTATATTTCTGCGACCGAATCAACAACCCAATCCTTTGCAGTTTTCTCGCAATTTAACTGGATATTAACTGACCGCCTGACGGCAACCGCAGGGATTCGCTATGGCGAAGATGAGTCAGAAGGTTCATCTTATTCTGAAGTGGCCGCAGGTCTCAGTATCTCTGGAGGCTCACTCAATCAACGTGATTTTGACGCGCCCAATCTAAGTATTAAAGAAAGTAATGTGTCGCCCAAGGTGGCCTTTAATTACGAAATACTGCCTGACATTAATGTATATGTGAATGCGGCAAAGGGCTTTAAAGCCGGCGGTTTCGACCCCGCGCCACTCAACGACGACAACCTTACTTATAAAGGAGAGGAAACCCTCACTTATGAAGCCGGTGTGAAGTCTCGCCTACTCGGCGGTTCTCTAACCTTGAATATGGCCGTATTCGACAGCGACGTAAAGAATCTGCAAATTCGTACATTCTCCGGTGTCACCCTGACCACATTTAACGCACCTGAGTCGTCTAGCCGCGGCGCCGAAATGGACTTCTTTTGGCTACCGCCCATTGACGGTGTTAGCTTGGCAGGTAGCCTTGCCTACCTAGATGCGAAATACGACAGCTTCACCGAAGGCCCACCGCTTTTCACCTCTGAGCAAAATGAGACGCAAGATCTAAGCGGCAGGCCGCTCCCTTATGCACCGCGCTGGTCTGGCTCACTGTCACCACGCTGGGAATTCCCGATATTTGGAAGTGCAGACATTTTAGGCAGTGTTCGCATGAATATTTCCTACAGCGGTCAGCGCTATCTTGACTCAGATATAGACCCAAACACCCTGCAAGAGGCGATCACCCGCATCGACGCCGGCTTGGGACTGCGCTCCGAAATGAACGGCTGGTCAGTGAACTTCCAGGCCCGCAATCTAAGCCAAGAACAGGATGCGGTTCTAATCCTCGATCAGCCTCTTATTCCAGGCAACTACACGAAAACGCCTCATCCAGATCAAACAACCTACCAGCTTGATTTTAGAGTCGGTTTTTAA
- a CDS encoding SDR family NAD(P)-dependent oxidoreductase — MKYTLHEKIIINRPIEECFSYLKDFSTIEQWDPGVYRSSKLTPGSPQVGAEYEVILKLPANKLSAMRYTQVAIDEPNQLILQGQGDNFTAFDTLSFSAIDDAKTCIDYRAELDLEWLQPPFAWMFKPLLNRLGKKAVSGLEQALTNPSSPADRRLKNDLCDKLIVPATLSFGKRGYLSMPRKSHSNRMDGKVVAITGPTAGIGLDAACELARLGATLILIGRDTSKLQKAAKQIEDFSGCDPHALRVIEADISSLQATAAGARKIVETQPRIDVLINNAGALFSSREDTEEGFERALAVNFLAPVLLSKLLQGHLNDASRIINVVSGGLYFQGLKLNDMQFLKEAYDGSKAYARAKRALVYMSQESTAKTNYYTMHPGWAATPGVAKSLPAFDRKLKNFMRDGRMGADTMIWLATAPELKDYQEPQLWFDRHPHAYDVLPNTKASASERQQLERWTQQTLSPFEASVTSESI; from the coding sequence ATGAAGTACACTCTCCACGAGAAGATTATTATTAACCGCCCCATCGAGGAGTGTTTTTCCTACCTAAAAGACTTTTCAACCATCGAGCAGTGGGATCCCGGTGTGTATCGTTCGAGCAAGTTGACCCCGGGTAGCCCTCAGGTCGGCGCAGAATATGAAGTTATACTCAAATTACCAGCCAACAAGCTGTCGGCGATGCGCTACACCCAAGTAGCGATCGACGAGCCCAATCAGCTAATTTTACAAGGCCAAGGCGACAACTTCACGGCGTTCGACACCCTTAGCTTCAGCGCAATAGACGATGCCAAAACCTGTATAGACTATCGCGCCGAGCTCGACTTGGAATGGCTACAGCCGCCATTCGCGTGGATGTTCAAACCACTGCTAAACCGTCTTGGTAAAAAAGCGGTAAGCGGCTTAGAGCAGGCGCTTACTAACCCCAGCTCTCCCGCAGACCGCCGGCTTAAAAACGATCTCTGCGACAAACTTATTGTGCCCGCAACCCTTTCTTTTGGTAAACGCGGCTATCTTTCGATGCCCCGTAAATCACACAGTAATAGAATGGATGGCAAAGTTGTTGCCATTACCGGACCGACCGCCGGCATAGGCTTAGACGCTGCCTGCGAGCTTGCACGCTTAGGTGCCACCCTGATTTTAATCGGCAGAGACACTTCAAAACTCCAGAAGGCCGCCAAGCAAATTGAAGATTTCAGTGGCTGCGATCCACATGCGCTGCGCGTGATTGAAGCTGACATAAGCTCACTGCAGGCGACAGCTGCTGGTGCTCGTAAAATAGTAGAAACTCAGCCCCGCATTGATGTATTAATAAACAATGCCGGTGCCTTGTTTTCATCAAGAGAAGACACTGAGGAAGGCTTTGAACGCGCTCTCGCGGTAAACTTTCTCGCCCCCGTTCTGCTAAGTAAATTACTTCAGGGTCACCTAAACGACGCCAGCCGCATTATTAATGTGGTATCTGGGGGCTTGTATTTTCAAGGCCTTAAGCTAAATGACATGCAGTTTCTAAAAGAAGCTTACGATGGCAGCAAAGCCTATGCTCGCGCCAAACGCGCCCTAGTGTATATGAGCCAAGAAAGCACTGCCAAAACGAATTACTACACCATGCATCCCGGCTGGGCGGCCACACCCGGAGTCGCTAAATCCTTGCCCGCCTTCGACAGAAAGTTAAAAAACTTTATGCGAGATGGCCGCATGGGTGCCGACACAATGATTTGGCTGGCTACAGCACCTGAGCTTAAGGACTACCAAGAACCTCAGCTATGGTTTGATCGCCACCCCCATGCCTACGACGTATTGCCTAACACCAAAGCTAGCGCCAGCGAAAGACAGCAGCTTGAACGCTGGACACAGCAAACCTTATCTCCCTTTGAGGCTAGCGTCACCAGTGAGTCTATATAA
- a CDS encoding FKBP-type peptidyl-prolyl cis-trans isomerase: protein MNKTLVCAVVMSGLLTACGGDTASKADLDTEISKVSYGIGANIGARFGDDLPLDVAAFSAGVRDALAGGELQMSEEDIMSTLQAYQQKQLAVRQEESQQAGAVNQKAADAFFAKNSTEEGVKTTETGLQYQVLVKGDGAIPTADDTVEVHYHGTLLDGNVFDSSYQRGETVSFPVGGVIAGWTEALQMMPVGSKWKLFIPPALAYGPGGAGEMIGPNSALIFDVELISIAGDDEK from the coding sequence ATGAATAAGACACTGGTTTGTGCGGTGGTAATGAGTGGCCTGCTAACAGCTTGCGGCGGTGATACTGCGTCTAAAGCAGATCTTGATACCGAAATCTCTAAGGTTAGCTACGGTATTGGCGCTAATATCGGCGCTCGGTTTGGCGATGATCTTCCTTTAGATGTTGCCGCGTTCAGCGCGGGTGTGCGCGATGCTCTCGCCGGTGGTGAGTTGCAGATGAGTGAAGAAGATATTATGAGCACGCTGCAAGCTTATCAGCAGAAGCAGTTGGCGGTTCGCCAGGAAGAATCTCAACAGGCGGGCGCAGTGAACCAAAAAGCAGCCGACGCGTTTTTTGCTAAAAATAGTACTGAGGAAGGCGTGAAAACCACTGAAACTGGCTTGCAGTATCAGGTGTTGGTGAAGGGTGATGGAGCAATACCTACTGCGGACGACACTGTAGAAGTCCATTATCACGGCACATTGTTAGACGGTAACGTCTTCGATAGCTCTTATCAGCGCGGCGAAACGGTAAGCTTCCCAGTTGGTGGTGTTATCGCTGGGTGGACTGAAGCCCTGCAAATGATGCCAGTAGGCTCTAAGTGGAAATTGTTTATTCCACCCGCTTTAGCATATGGCCCAGGTGGTGCGGGCGAAATGATCGGCCCTAACTCAGCGTTAATCTTTGATGTTGAGTTAATTAGTATTGCGGGCGACGACGAGAAGTAA
- a CDS encoding TIGR02444 family protein, protein MNGKYSAGGKPPKTLSKMWEFALAAYSEPIIQRHCLYLQDHYQMDVNMLLAAGFCGQQNMLWSSPFCQELITLVAPIRETYVIPLRALRRQAEGSGELYGALKTAEIEAERAEVALLANGIAGLTAVSDDDDSYLENLLAYAAVHADVSQGQLLSVCRDLALKFAEIR, encoded by the coding sequence ATGAATGGAAAATATAGTGCCGGCGGGAAACCACCTAAGACGCTAAGTAAAATGTGGGAGTTTGCCCTAGCGGCGTATTCGGAGCCCATAATACAACGGCATTGCTTGTATTTGCAGGACCATTACCAAATGGATGTAAATATGTTGTTAGCGGCAGGGTTCTGCGGTCAGCAAAACATGCTTTGGAGCTCACCTTTTTGTCAGGAGCTGATTACTTTGGTGGCCCCTATTCGGGAGACTTACGTCATTCCCCTGAGGGCATTGCGCCGTCAGGCTGAGGGAAGTGGCGAGCTTTATGGGGCGCTAAAAACGGCAGAGATTGAAGCTGAGCGCGCGGAGGTGGCGTTGTTGGCGAACGGGATCGCAGGGCTAACAGCTGTAAGTGACGATGACGACAGCTACTTAGAAAATCTATTGGCCTACGCTGCGGTGCACGCGGATGTAAGTCAAGGTCAGCTCCTGTCTGTATGTCGAGACTTAGCCCTTAAGTTTGCCGAAATTCGTTAA
- a CDS encoding ATP-binding cassette domain-containing protein, whose amino-acid sequence MIEFQNLSLQRGGKALLESADLRVNPGEHIALVGANGTGKSSLFQLMCGKLVQDSGDLSFPAQWQIAQMRQEVDASDRRAIDYVIDGHHRFRDIEAQIASCQDDHRLAELHGELDLINAYQIHSDAERLLTGLGFKLEELERSVNDFSGGWRIRLNLAQALMCPSDLMLLDEPTNHLDLDASLWLEQWLSRYEGTLFLISHDRDFIDACCDHVVHLDRQSLMRYRGNYTAFEKQRGERLAQQQQAFERQQVVRAHMEDFVRRFRAKATKAKQAQSRLKALERMADIAPAHIDSPFNFRFYEPKQFSDPLLSLSQATLGYNSPILNKLNISIHPGTRLGLLGANGAGKSTLMKTLAGTLQPLSGERQQGEHLHMGYFHQHQLESLDLSASPITQLQRLRPDAREQEIRNFIGGFNFHGKHAEQSCENFSGGEKARLALAIIVWQRPNVLLLDEPTNHLDLEMCHALTSALQNFEGAMILVSHDRHLLRNTVDEFLLVDSGQAQPFDGSLEDYRHWLLNRDKSAPSGNETAASSSVPLVDKKQARQQAAARRAQLAPLTSKLKKLEQSMQKFAEQLTRIENQLADTGLYEESNKEKLKKLLAEQASLREQNDDTEEQWLAIQEELDALETES is encoded by the coding sequence ATGATTGAATTCCAGAACCTCAGTTTACAACGCGGCGGCAAAGCATTGCTCGAATCAGCTGACCTGCGCGTAAATCCCGGCGAACATATCGCCCTTGTCGGCGCCAACGGCACCGGAAAATCTAGCTTGTTCCAGCTTATGTGCGGCAAGCTAGTACAAGATAGCGGCGACCTGAGCTTCCCCGCTCAGTGGCAAATAGCCCAGATGCGGCAGGAGGTCGATGCCAGTGATCGCCGCGCTATCGACTACGTTATTGACGGCCATCATCGCTTTCGCGACATTGAAGCGCAAATAGCCAGCTGTCAGGATGATCATCGTCTCGCCGAATTACATGGCGAATTAGACCTCATCAATGCCTATCAAATACACAGCGATGCCGAGCGCTTGCTCACCGGCCTAGGTTTTAAACTTGAAGAATTAGAGCGCTCCGTCAACGACTTCTCCGGCGGCTGGCGAATTCGTCTAAATTTAGCACAAGCGCTCATGTGCCCCTCGGATCTGATGCTATTAGATGAGCCGACAAATCACCTCGACCTCGATGCCAGCCTTTGGCTGGAGCAGTGGTTAAGCCGCTATGAAGGCACTTTATTTTTAATTTCCCACGACCGCGACTTTATCGATGCCTGCTGCGACCACGTCGTGCATTTAGACCGCCAATCCCTAATGCGATATCGCGGCAACTATACGGCATTTGAAAAGCAACGCGGCGAGCGCCTCGCCCAACAGCAGCAAGCATTTGAACGCCAGCAAGTCGTTCGCGCTCACATGGAAGACTTTGTACGACGCTTCCGCGCCAAGGCCACCAAGGCCAAACAAGCGCAAAGTCGATTAAAGGCGCTGGAGCGGATGGCCGACATCGCCCCCGCGCATATCGATTCACCATTTAATTTTCGCTTCTATGAACCCAAGCAGTTTTCAGACCCGCTGCTGTCTTTATCTCAAGCCACGCTGGGTTATAACAGCCCCATCCTCAACAAGCTCAATATCAGCATTCACCCTGGCACTAGACTTGGGCTGCTGGGCGCAAATGGCGCGGGCAAATCGACATTGATGAAGACCCTCGCTGGTACTTTGCAACCCCTAAGCGGTGAGCGTCAGCAAGGCGAACATTTGCACATGGGTTATTTCCATCAGCATCAGCTGGAATCTTTGGATTTAAGCGCCAGCCCAATAACGCAACTACAAAGACTCCGTCCAGATGCTCGCGAGCAGGAAATCCGCAATTTTATCGGTGGTTTTAATTTTCATGGCAAGCACGCCGAGCAAAGCTGCGAGAATTTTTCAGGCGGCGAAAAAGCCCGCCTCGCCCTAGCCATCATCGTGTGGCAGCGCCCGAATGTATTACTGCTCGATGAACCGACCAACCACCTAGACCTTGAAATGTGTCACGCGCTAACCAGCGCCCTGCAAAATTTTGAAGGCGCGATGATATTGGTCAGCCATGATCGCCACTTGCTGCGAAATACCGTTGACGAGTTTCTACTCGTCGATAGCGGTCAAGCCCAGCCCTTCGATGGCAGCCTTGAAGACTATCGACACTGGTTGCTAAACCGCGATAAAAGCGCGCCGAGCGGAAATGAAACGGCAGCAAGTAGCAGCGTACCTCTGGTCGACAAAAAGCAAGCTCGCCAACAAGCCGCAGCACGCCGTGCGCAACTCGCACCACTGACCTCAAAGCTCAAAAAGTTAGAACAGAGCATGCAAAAGTTTGCCGAGCAATTGACGCGCATAGAAAACCAGCTCGCCGATACCGGCCTTTATGAAGAGAGCAATAAAGAAAAACTCAAGAAACTACTTGCCGAACAAGCAAGCTTACGCGAACAGAATGACGACACCGAAGAGCAGTGGTTGGCAATTCAAGAAGAGCTAGACGCGCTGGAAACTGAGTCTTAA